From a single Streptosporangium album genomic region:
- a CDS encoding helix-turn-helix transcriptional regulator, which produces MGLIERTEALASLEALLASAVMGKGRIALVSGAVATGKSELLHTFAEQAIDLGALAVTATGSRVERDLPLGVLRQLIQDSPLVAEERERAMALLDEGARTVRASDSQAETLEQIDAQVIHALCTVLLELSERYPLMIIVDDVHHADRASLLCLAYLSRRVRFSRIVAVFSRSDHGRSTETFFQTELLRQPHCRRVPLAPLSRAGVMSLVAERVGRETAERFSEEWYALSGGNPLLAGALIDDYQDAAQAADGEAPADLVPGERYGQAVLSCLHRGGPRMLQMARGLAVLGEPDSLARLLGIGPAPVNQALHSLTVAGVLALGRFRHEAARAAVLAELDAQEWAALHRRAAELAYDAGASTTTVAEHLLQAGQVDAPWVISVLEDAARSALREGRVESAVAYLRLAWRECADEQHRMKITTMLVRAEWRINPGAPAGHLAELADAMQRGHLRGSDAVVLARALLWHGRFDDARDVLEHLNEADDGMDPETVTELVIARPWLRATHPSFLAHLRPATGEQGRTAIVSVAANRRLDAALALADVLARGPREEVVDAVERILRGCRLDEMSMDTVESALLALTYAGRPDKAAPWCDLFSAEASTRHAPSRQARLAAIRAEIAIRQGDMPGAEHHARTALDIIPLSSWGVAAGGPLSSLILASTAMGKYDVVNELLDQPVPDAMFQTRYGLHYLHARGRYSLTTGHPALALRDFQLCGELMGRWDLDVPGLVAWRADAAEACLRMGRSEQAQQLAEAQIRRCGPATPRVHGIAMRVLAATGEVRHRPMLLRQAAELLQSGGDRYELARALFGLVEAYHALGEYRRAGMIAGRAHSVALECRAEPLIRALSRDSDGVGAGAGAELSMVASLTTVLSDAERRVAVLAAAGYTNREIAGKLYITISTVEQHLTRTYRKLNITRRADLPSSLEFGSPVTA; this is translated from the coding sequence ATGGGCCTGATCGAAAGAACGGAGGCGCTGGCCTCCCTGGAGGCGCTGCTCGCCAGCGCGGTGATGGGCAAGGGAAGGATCGCGCTGGTCAGTGGCGCCGTCGCGACCGGCAAAAGCGAGCTGTTGCACACCTTCGCGGAGCAGGCGATCGACCTGGGAGCCCTGGCCGTCACGGCGACGGGGTCACGTGTCGAGCGTGACCTGCCGCTGGGTGTGCTGCGCCAGCTCATCCAGGACTCACCGCTGGTGGCCGAAGAGCGAGAGCGGGCCATGGCCCTGCTCGACGAGGGCGCCCGCACCGTGAGGGCGTCCGACTCTCAGGCGGAGACCCTCGAACAGATCGACGCCCAGGTCATCCACGCTCTCTGCACGGTGCTGCTGGAGCTGTCGGAACGCTACCCGCTGATGATCATCGTCGACGACGTGCACCATGCCGACCGCGCGTCCCTGCTCTGCCTCGCCTACCTGTCGCGGCGGGTGAGGTTCTCCCGGATCGTGGCGGTGTTCAGCCGTTCCGACCACGGGCGGTCCACCGAGACGTTCTTCCAGACCGAACTGCTCCGCCAGCCCCACTGCCGCCGTGTCCCGCTCGCCCCGCTCTCCAGAGCGGGTGTGATGTCCCTGGTCGCGGAGCGGGTGGGACGCGAGACCGCCGAACGGTTCTCCGAGGAGTGGTACGCGCTCAGCGGTGGCAACCCGTTGCTGGCCGGAGCGCTGATCGACGACTACCAGGACGCGGCGCAGGCCGCGGACGGAGAGGCACCGGCCGACCTCGTCCCCGGAGAACGGTACGGCCAGGCCGTGCTGTCGTGCCTGCACCGCGGTGGGCCGCGGATGCTTCAGATGGCGCGGGGGCTGGCGGTCCTCGGAGAGCCGGACTCCCTCGCACGGCTCCTCGGCATCGGTCCCGCGCCCGTCAACCAGGCGCTGCACTCTCTCACCGTCGCGGGCGTGCTCGCCCTGGGCCGGTTCCGGCACGAGGCGGCCCGCGCCGCCGTGCTGGCCGAGCTGGACGCCCAGGAGTGGGCGGCCCTGCACCGGCGCGCGGCGGAGCTGGCCTACGACGCCGGCGCCTCCACGACGACGGTCGCCGAGCATCTCCTCCAGGCCGGCCAGGTCGACGCCCCCTGGGTGATCTCCGTCCTGGAGGACGCGGCCAGGAGCGCCCTGCGAGAGGGGCGCGTCGAGTCCGCCGTCGCCTACCTCCGGCTGGCGTGGCGCGAGTGCGCCGACGAGCAGCACCGGATGAAGATCACCACCATGCTCGTGCGCGCCGAGTGGCGGATCAATCCGGGCGCCCCCGCGGGACACCTCGCCGAGCTGGCCGACGCGATGCAGCGAGGCCATCTGCGAGGGAGCGACGCGGTGGTGCTGGCGAGGGCGCTGCTCTGGCACGGCCGGTTCGACGACGCGCGGGACGTGCTGGAGCACCTGAACGAGGCGGACGACGGAATGGACCCGGAGACGGTGACGGAACTCGTCATCGCCCGACCCTGGCTGCGCGCCACCCACCCCTCCTTCCTCGCCCATCTGCGACCGGCGACCGGCGAGCAGGGCCGTACCGCCATCGTGTCGGTGGCGGCGAACCGCCGGCTGGACGCCGCGCTCGCGCTCGCCGACGTGCTCGCCAGAGGACCGCGCGAGGAGGTCGTGGACGCGGTCGAGCGGATCCTGCGAGGCTGCCGCCTCGACGAGATGTCGATGGACACCGTGGAGAGCGCGCTCCTGGCGCTCACCTACGCCGGGCGGCCCGACAAGGCCGCGCCCTGGTGCGACCTGTTCAGCGCCGAGGCCTCCACCCGGCACGCCCCCAGCCGGCAGGCCAGGCTCGCCGCCATCCGGGCCGAGATCGCGATCCGTCAGGGCGACATGCCGGGCGCGGAGCACCACGCGCGCACCGCCCTGGACATCATCCCCCTCAGCAGCTGGGGCGTGGCCGCGGGCGGGCCGCTGAGCAGCCTCATTCTCGCCTCGACGGCGATGGGCAAGTACGACGTCGTCAACGAACTGCTCGACCAGCCCGTGCCCGACGCCATGTTCCAGACCCGGTACGGCCTGCACTACCTGCACGCCAGAGGCCGCTACAGCCTGACGACCGGTCACCCGGCCCTGGCGCTGCGCGACTTCCAGCTCTGTGGAGAGCTGATGGGCAGATGGGACCTCGACGTACCGGGACTCGTCGCCTGGCGGGCCGACGCCGCCGAGGCCTGCCTGCGCATGGGCAGATCCGAGCAGGCCCAGCAGCTGGCCGAGGCGCAGATCAGGCGCTGCGGCCCAGCGACGCCCAGAGTGCACGGCATCGCCATGCGCGTGCTGGCCGCCACGGGAGAGGTGCGGCACCGCCCCATGCTGCTCCGCCAGGCGGCGGAGCTGCTGCAGTCGGGCGGAGACCGCTACGAGCTGGCCAGGGCGCTCTTCGGCCTCGTCGAGGCATACCACGCGCTCGGTGAGTACAGGCGGGCCGGAATGATCGCCGGCCGCGCGCACTCCGTGGCACTGGAATGCCGCGCCGAACCCCTGATCAGGGCGCTCTCCCGTGACAGCGACGGCGTCGGCGCCGGCGCCGGCGCGGAGCTCTCGATGGTGGCCAGCCTGACCACCGTCCTGAGCGACGCCGAGCGCCGGGTCGCCGTCCTGGCGGCCGCCGGATACACCAACCGTGAGATCGCGGGCAAGCTCTACATCACGATCAGCACGGTGGAGCAGCACCTGACGCGGACCTACCGCAAGCTGAACATCACCCGGCGTGCCGACCTGCCGTCAAGCCTCGAATTCGGCAGCCCCGTCACCGCCTGA
- a CDS encoding NAD(P)-dependent malic enzyme, which yields MSADLIEPVTDDRPPLEQDPVFALHRGGKLETRSSVPVRDKDDLSLAYTPGVARVCSAIAERPELVHDYTWVSNVVAVITDGTAVLGLGDIGPHAAMPVMEGKSLLFKEFGGVNSVPICLACTDTDELVETIVRLAPSFGGINLEDISAPRCFELESRLRQALDIPVFHDDQHGTAIVVLAALRNAARLTGRSLPDLRVVVAGAGASGIAVTRMLLNAGAGDIAVSDSKGVIHPGREGLNPYKAALALETNRAGHTGSTEQALAGADVFVGLSGATVGEEAVASMAADSIVFALSNPRPEIHPEVARRYARVVATGRSDFPNQINNVLAFPGVFRGALDVRASAITENMKVAAAGALAGVVRGELSEDYVIPSPFDPRVTSAVVTAVAAQARLDGVARL from the coding sequence ATGTCCGCCGACCTCATCGAGCCGGTGACCGACGACCGGCCCCCGCTGGAACAGGATCCCGTCTTCGCGCTGCACCGCGGCGGCAAGCTGGAGACCCGATCTTCCGTCCCGGTCAGGGACAAGGACGATCTCTCCCTGGCCTACACGCCCGGCGTGGCGCGCGTCTGCTCCGCCATCGCCGAGCGGCCCGAACTCGTCCACGACTACACCTGGGTGTCCAACGTGGTCGCCGTCATCACCGACGGCACCGCCGTACTGGGGCTGGGAGACATCGGCCCGCATGCCGCGATGCCCGTCATGGAGGGCAAGTCGCTGCTGTTCAAGGAGTTCGGCGGGGTGAACTCGGTCCCGATCTGCCTGGCGTGCACCGACACCGACGAGCTTGTCGAGACCATCGTGCGGCTCGCGCCCTCCTTCGGCGGGATCAACCTGGAGGACATCTCCGCCCCGCGCTGTTTCGAGCTGGAGAGCAGGCTCAGGCAGGCGCTCGACATCCCGGTCTTCCACGACGACCAGCACGGCACCGCGATCGTGGTCCTGGCCGCGCTGCGCAATGCCGCCCGCCTGACAGGCCGGTCGCTGCCGGACCTGCGGGTCGTGGTCGCGGGCGCCGGCGCGTCGGGGATCGCCGTGACCCGCATGCTGCTGAACGCCGGAGCCGGGGACATCGCCGTCTCCGACAGCAAGGGCGTGATCCATCCGGGGAGGGAGGGACTGAACCCCTACAAGGCCGCGCTCGCCCTGGAGACCAACCGGGCCGGTCACACCGGATCGACCGAGCAGGCCCTCGCCGGGGCGGATGTGTTCGTCGGTCTGTCCGGGGCGACGGTCGGCGAGGAGGCCGTCGCCTCGATGGCCGCCGACTCCATCGTCTTCGCGCTGTCCAACCCCCGGCCGGAGATCCACCCCGAGGTGGCCCGCAGGTACGCGCGGGTGGTCGCCACCGGCCGCAGCGACTTCCCGAACCAGATCAACAACGTCCTCGCCTTCCCCGGCGTGTTCCGGGGCGCGCTGGACGTCAGGGCCTCCGCGATAACCGAGAACATGAAGGTCGCCGCCGCCGGCGCGCTCGCCGGAGTCGTGCGGGGCGAGCTGTCGGAGGACTACGTGATCCCCAGCCCGTTCGACCCCCGCGTCACGTCCGCGGTGGTCACGGCCGTCGCCGCGCAGGCTCGCCTGGACGGCGTCGCGCGCCTCTGA
- a CDS encoding acyl-CoA carboxylase subunit beta: MRESVHQGPDPEATVRQHAKGKLTARERLDVLLDSGSFVEVEAFRRHRATGFGLERRRPHTDGVVAGWGRIYGREVMVYAHDFRIFGGALGEAHAEKIHKVMDLAESSGVPLISLNDGAGARIQEGVTALAGYGGIFQRNVRVSGVIPQISVMLGPCAGGAAYSPALTDFVFMVQGTAQMFITGPDVVKAVTGEEITQDDLGGARVHGTLSGVAGFVYDDEVSCLEDVRYLLSLLPANNQELPPSIPCVDPPDRSNDSLLDLVPADPAQSYDMSAVIEEIVDGGEFFEFHAGWAGNLICGLARFDGQVTGIVANQPNHLAGVLDIGASEKGARFIQMCDAFNIPLVSLVDVPGFLPGADQEHGGIIRHGAKLLYAYCAASVPRIQVIVRKAYGGAYIVMDSRSIGADLSFAWPTNEIAVMGAEGAANVIFRREIAAAADPAEQRAKRVEEYRSTLMHPYYAAERGLVDDIIDPRTTRATLTRALGLLRAKHAPAPQRKHGNPPM, encoded by the coding sequence ATGAGGGAGAGCGTCCATCAGGGCCCCGACCCCGAGGCGACGGTCAGGCAGCACGCCAAGGGCAAGCTCACCGCACGTGAGCGCCTCGACGTGCTTCTCGACAGTGGCTCGTTCGTGGAGGTGGAGGCGTTCCGCAGGCACCGGGCGACCGGCTTCGGACTGGAACGGCGCCGACCGCACACCGACGGGGTGGTGGCCGGCTGGGGACGGATCTACGGGCGCGAGGTGATGGTGTACGCGCACGACTTCCGGATATTCGGTGGCGCGCTCGGTGAGGCCCATGCCGAGAAGATTCACAAGGTGATGGACCTCGCCGAGTCCTCGGGCGTCCCTCTGATAAGCCTGAATGACGGTGCGGGCGCGCGTATTCAGGAAGGCGTGACAGCGCTAGCCGGTTATGGCGGGATATTTCAGCGTAATGTGCGAGTTTCCGGTGTTATTCCGCAGATAAGCGTGATGCTCGGGCCGTGCGCCGGGGGAGCGGCCTATTCTCCCGCGCTCACCGACTTCGTCTTCATGGTCCAGGGCACCGCCCAGATGTTCATCACGGGCCCCGACGTCGTCAAGGCGGTGACCGGCGAGGAGATCACCCAGGACGACCTGGGCGGTGCCCGGGTGCACGGAACGCTCTCCGGAGTGGCGGGCTTCGTCTACGACGACGAGGTCTCCTGCCTGGAGGACGTGCGCTACCTGCTCTCTCTGCTGCCGGCCAACAACCAGGAGCTGCCGCCCTCGATCCCCTGCGTCGACCCGCCCGACCGCAGCAACGACAGCCTCCTCGACCTCGTCCCCGCCGATCCCGCCCAGTCCTACGACATGTCCGCCGTCATCGAAGAGATCGTGGACGGAGGCGAGTTCTTCGAGTTCCACGCCGGCTGGGCGGGCAACCTCATCTGCGGGCTCGCCAGGTTCGACGGCCAGGTGACCGGGATCGTGGCCAACCAGCCGAACCATCTGGCGGGCGTCCTGGACATCGGAGCGTCGGAGAAGGGCGCCCGATTCATCCAGATGTGCGATGCGTTCAACATCCCGCTCGTCAGCCTCGTCGACGTCCCGGGCTTCCTGCCCGGCGCCGACCAGGAGCACGGCGGGATCATCCGCCACGGTGCCAAGCTGCTGTACGCCTACTGCGCGGCCAGTGTCCCGCGCATCCAGGTGATCGTGCGCAAGGCGTACGGCGGCGCCTACATCGTGATGGACTCCCGCTCGATCGGCGCCGACCTGTCCTTCGCCTGGCCCACGAACGAGATCGCCGTGATGGGAGCCGAAGGGGCGGCCAACGTCATCTTCCGCAGGGAGATCGCCGCCGCCGCCGACCCCGCCGAGCAGCGCGCCAAGCGAGTCGAGGAGTATCGGAGCACGCTCATGCACCCCTACTACGCCGCTGAGCGGGGCCTGGTGGACGACATCATCGACCCCCGCACGACCAGGGCCACGCTGACCCGGGCGCTGGGACTGCTGCGGGCCAAGCACGCGCCCGCGCCGCAGCGTAAGCACGGAAACCCGCCGATGTGA
- a CDS encoding acyl-CoA carboxylase subunit epsilon, whose amino-acid sequence MDGPELRIVYGDPTEEELCALICVLRLTAAAREVDGHADSHAGAPPWRPHGYRSPRSWSTSSTLRRPQ is encoded by the coding sequence ATGGACGGACCCGAACTCCGCATCGTGTACGGCGATCCGACGGAAGAAGAACTCTGCGCACTGATCTGCGTGTTGCGCCTGACGGCCGCCGCCCGCGAGGTGGACGGACACGCCGACTCCCACGCGGGAGCGCCTCCCTGGAGGCCCCACGGCTACCGGTCGCCGCGCTCCTGGTCAACGTCCTCCACGCTGCGAAGGCCGCAATGA